Proteins from a genomic interval of Shewanella seohaensis:
- the sfsA gene encoding DNA/RNA nuclease SfsA: MHFNPALKSGKLLQRYKRFLADVQLEDGTEITLHCPNTGSMRNCLFPDETVWFSTSNNPKRKYAHTWELMTTPTGGLIGIHSGNANALVEEALNKGVITELTGYDSLSREVKYGDENSRIDILLEAAQKPACYIEVKSCTLLEDGQGYFPDAVSLRGQKHLRELMHMASLGHRAVLLFVVQHTDIHSVAPAAHIDPEYANLLKKAVLSGVEVLAYRCEISASEIHLAHACPVRV; the protein is encoded by the coding sequence ATGCACTTTAATCCAGCACTGAAATCGGGAAAATTGCTCCAGCGCTACAAACGTTTTCTCGCCGATGTTCAACTCGAAGACGGCACTGAAATCACCCTGCATTGCCCCAATACCGGTTCAATGCGTAACTGCCTGTTCCCCGATGAAACCGTATGGTTTTCCACGTCTAACAATCCTAAACGTAAATATGCCCATACCTGGGAGTTGATGACCACGCCAACGGGTGGCCTTATCGGCATTCATTCGGGCAATGCCAACGCCCTGGTCGAGGAGGCGCTTAATAAAGGTGTCATCACCGAACTTACAGGCTACGACAGCTTAAGCCGCGAAGTGAAGTACGGCGATGAAAATAGCCGCATCGATATCTTGCTTGAGGCTGCTCAAAAGCCCGCCTGTTATATTGAAGTCAAAAGTTGTACTTTGCTCGAGGATGGCCAAGGTTATTTCCCGGATGCAGTGAGTCTTCGCGGCCAAAAACATCTACGGGAATTAATGCACATGGCCAGCCTTGGGCATAGAGCCGTCTTGCTATTTGTAGTGCAACACACAGACATCCACAGCGTGGCTCCCGCGGCACATATCGACCCAGAATATGCTAACCTGTTGAAAAAGGCTGTTTTATCGGGAGTAGAAGTCCTAGCTTATCGCTGTGAGATTTCTGCCAGTGAGATACATCTAGCCCACGCTTGTCCAGTCCGAGTATGA
- the gluQRS gene encoding tRNA glutamyl-Q(34) synthetase GluQRS, producing the protein MATHSSNTSTLQPYVGRFAPSPSGALHFGSLIAALGSYLRARSLGGKWLIRVEDIDPPREVAGAADDILRTLEAYGFEWDDTVLYQSDRTEAYQAKLDELLAEDNAYFCQCSRKQIQAMGGIYDGRCHQLATPHQSGAIRIVNRQQVAEFSDNLMGKVVVDHAFAAEDFIIKRSDGLYAYQLAVVLDDAYQGITEVVRGYDLIEASCRQLSLYQTFGLSAPQWLHLPLACLTPGFKLSKQNHAQAIDKQYPQASLNAALAFLGQAPVEITTAPQMLAQAVTQFQLLAIPKQREILIAP; encoded by the coding sequence ATGGCGACTCACTCTTCCAACACTTCTACTTTGCAACCCTATGTTGGCCGTTTTGCCCCTTCGCCCTCGGGCGCACTGCATTTTGGCTCACTGATCGCCGCCCTTGGCAGTTATCTGCGGGCGCGCTCCTTAGGCGGGAAGTGGTTAATTCGTGTAGAAGATATTGATCCTCCAAGGGAAGTTGCTGGCGCTGCCGATGATATTTTACGTACCTTAGAGGCCTACGGCTTCGAATGGGATGACACTGTGCTGTACCAGAGTGACCGCACCGAGGCCTATCAAGCCAAGCTCGATGAGTTACTCGCCGAGGATAATGCCTACTTTTGCCAGTGTAGTCGTAAACAGATCCAAGCCATGGGTGGGATTTACGATGGTCGCTGCCATCAGTTAGCCACGCCACATCAATCGGGTGCGATCCGCATTGTCAATCGACAACAAGTCGCCGAATTTAGCGATAACCTGATGGGAAAAGTCGTAGTGGACCATGCCTTTGCCGCCGAAGATTTTATTATCAAACGCAGCGATGGCCTGTATGCCTATCAACTGGCCGTAGTGCTAGATGATGCCTATCAAGGCATTACCGAAGTGGTACGGGGCTATGATTTAATCGAAGCCAGTTGTCGCCAATTAAGCCTGTATCAAACCTTTGGCCTAAGCGCGCCGCAGTGGTTGCATTTACCCTTAGCCTGTTTGACGCCGGGATTTAAGCTGTCGAAACAAAACCATGCGCAGGCTATCGATAAACAGTATCCGCAGGCGAGCCTTAATGCTGCCCTCGCCTTTTTAGGCCAAGCACCTGTGGAAATCACAACCGCGCCGCAAATGCTGGCCCAGGCCGTGACCCAGTTTCAGCTATTGGCCATTCCGAAACAGCGGGAAATCTTGATAGCTCCATAG
- the pepB gene encoding aminopeptidase PepB: MSELKVTEVMRVELTKDTPAAHWGKADVTFNAEGALVHLGGGDELRQIQMAARKLRNQGISTVALAGSLWDLNSQWVFAQGFATAKPGYKIQWCGDDAVQAELQRRLEVATFARQLINDTPENLPPVKLAQQAAKWLAELGGAKVSYRIIEGEALLEEQWIGIHAVGRGSERPPAMLELDFNPLSADAPVSVALVGKGITFDSGGYSIKASEGMLGMKCDMGGAATVTAALGLAIKSGLNKRVKLFLCCAENLISGRAYKLGDILTYKNGVTVEVVNTDAEGRLVLADGLQAASATGAPFIIDAATLTGAAVMAVGSNYNAIFSPQTEVLQLAQQKASTVAERVWPLPLDPWHKDMCPSAYADTANSRPVKGGGAGGASNAAGFLWRFVSPEAKWLHVDLAAAFEDSASALWGAGATTHGVLTISELIKG; encoded by the coding sequence ATGAGTGAACTTAAAGTGACTGAAGTGATGAGAGTTGAGTTAACCAAAGATACCCCCGCCGCCCATTGGGGCAAAGCCGATGTGACCTTCAATGCCGAAGGTGCATTAGTCCACTTAGGTGGCGGCGATGAGCTGCGCCAAATTCAAATGGCGGCGCGTAAGTTACGCAATCAAGGGATCAGCACTGTTGCCTTAGCAGGATCTCTTTGGGATCTGAATAGCCAATGGGTCTTCGCCCAAGGTTTTGCCACAGCCAAGCCCGGCTACAAGATCCAATGGTGCGGCGATGACGCAGTACAAGCCGAGTTACAACGTCGCTTAGAAGTGGCGACATTTGCCCGTCAACTGATCAACGATACTCCTGAAAATCTGCCTCCGGTGAAACTGGCGCAGCAAGCAGCCAAATGGTTAGCCGAACTCGGTGGCGCTAAGGTGAGCTACCGTATTATTGAAGGCGAAGCATTATTAGAAGAGCAGTGGATTGGTATCCATGCCGTAGGCCGTGGCAGTGAGCGTCCACCAGCGATGTTAGAGCTAGACTTTAACCCGCTGTCAGCCGATGCCCCTGTATCTGTTGCCTTAGTGGGTAAAGGGATTACCTTCGACTCTGGCGGTTACAGCATTAAAGCCTCTGAAGGCATGCTGGGTATGAAGTGCGATATGGGCGGCGCCGCCACTGTGACGGCCGCTTTAGGTTTAGCGATTAAATCGGGCCTGAACAAACGCGTTAAGTTATTCCTCTGCTGCGCTGAAAACCTGATTAGCGGCCGTGCCTATAAGCTGGGTGATATCCTCACCTACAAAAATGGCGTGACAGTTGAAGTGGTTAACACCGATGCCGAAGGGCGCTTAGTGCTGGCCGATGGTCTGCAAGCGGCTTCTGCGACGGGTGCTCCTTTTATTATCGACGCGGCAACCTTAACTGGCGCAGCTGTGATGGCGGTGGGCTCTAACTACAACGCGATTTTCTCGCCACAGACTGAAGTGTTACAACTGGCGCAGCAAAAAGCCTCGACAGTGGCCGAGCGTGTATGGCCATTGCCACTGGATCCTTGGCACAAGGACATGTGTCCATCGGCCTATGCTGACACCGCAAACAGCCGCCCTGTGAAAGGTGGTGGTGCTGGCGGCGCTTCTAATGCGGCGGGCTTCCTGTGGCGTTTCGTTTCGCCAGAAGCCAAGTGGTTACACGTGGATTTAGCGGCGGCCTTCGAAGATTCGGCTTCCGCACTGTGGGGCGCTGGCGCGACCACCCATGGCGTGCTGACCATCAGTGAGCTGATTAAAGGCTAA
- the dksA gene encoding RNA polymerase-binding protein DksA, with translation MPEGTKKLGVLAIAGVSPYQEKPGEEYMNAKQLGHFKTILEAWRNQLREEVDRTLSHMQDEAANFPDPVDRAAQEEEFSLELRARDRERKLIKKIEKTLQKIEEDDFGFCDSCGIEIGIRRLEARPTADQCIDCKTLAEIKEKQMAG, from the coding sequence ATGCCTGAAGGCACCAAAAAACTTGGCGTACTCGCTATCGCAGGTGTAAGTCCCTACCAGGAAAAGCCGGGTGAGGAGTATATGAACGCTAAGCAACTGGGTCACTTCAAGACAATTCTTGAAGCTTGGCGCAATCAGTTGCGTGAAGAGGTCGACCGTACTCTGAGTCACATGCAGGATGAAGCAGCAAACTTTCCCGATCCTGTAGACCGTGCAGCGCAAGAAGAAGAGTTCAGTCTCGAACTGCGTGCCCGTGACAGAGAACGTAAACTGATCAAGAAGATCGAAAAAACCCTACAAAAAATTGAAGAAGACGATTTTGGCTTCTGCGATTCTTGCGGTATCGAAATCGGCATTCGCCGTCTCGAAGCGCGTCCAACGGCCGATCAATGTATCGACTGTAAAACGCTTGCAGAGATCAAAGAGAAGCAAATGGCGGGTTAA